One segment of Vicinamibacterales bacterium DNA contains the following:
- a CDS encoding DUF4062 domain-containing protein has product MRNRTEAEQEPLLIDRAAAAEIPSQDSVREWAHGRRAFISSVMSELPDERRGAADAVRALGGTPVTFEQFGGRDADPEDAYLAEVETSDIYVGILGRSYGKPLPSRFSATHSEYLHAEKCGLRIATWCLKANDREGHEESFLNEVRTFHVVPDFVTPDDLRLQVEDRLKAIAAEDLAPWCKLGNIVFRATEVGDDGNRLRVVARVRSDDVAHALEAMRSGNINRGGEGRFTWSGRSRLVRVSSVDTTTTSSRSRIVRLQLEGREGGHDPMLEVSVSGHTADELTEAGLRTALFGTRHPLAGQHLGFIGEIADPFAALRAARVSDEITRPLAELMLVDALVGSGRATRISQFKLGTAVRGIRRLVVGWQPPRRYSNARASERLVEGDVRL; this is encoded by the coding sequence ATGCGGAACCGGACGGAAGCCGAGCAGGAGCCGCTCTTAATCGATCGTGCCGCGGCGGCGGAAATACCGTCTCAAGATTCCGTTCGCGAATGGGCTCATGGGCGGCGAGCATTCATCTCCAGTGTCATGAGCGAGCTTCCGGATGAACGACGGGGGGCCGCAGATGCTGTAAGGGCGCTCGGAGGAACGCCCGTGACGTTCGAGCAATTCGGAGGCCGCGACGCAGACCCGGAGGATGCCTACCTAGCCGAGGTCGAAACCTCCGATATCTACGTCGGAATTCTGGGGAGAAGCTATGGCAAGCCGCTGCCGTCGCGATTCTCGGCGACGCACTCAGAATATCTACACGCCGAGAAATGCGGTCTGCGGATTGCCACATGGTGCCTGAAGGCCAATGATCGGGAGGGTCACGAGGAGTCGTTCCTCAACGAGGTCAGGACTTTCCACGTCGTCCCGGACTTTGTGACGCCTGACGATCTTCGCCTTCAGGTCGAGGACCGTCTGAAAGCTATCGCGGCCGAGGATCTGGCGCCGTGGTGCAAGCTCGGTAATATCGTCTTCCGCGCAACGGAAGTGGGCGATGATGGCAACCGATTGCGTGTTGTCGCCAGAGTGCGAAGCGACGATGTTGCGCATGCTCTTGAAGCCATGCGGAGCGGGAATATCAATCGGGGAGGCGAGGGCCGCTTCACATGGTCTGGGCGTAGCCGCTTGGTACGCGTTAGTTCTGTGGACACGACAACGACGTCGTCACGATCGAGGATTGTGCGACTGCAACTCGAAGGGCGTGAAGGCGGGCACGATCCAATGCTGGAAGTGTCCGTGTCCGGCCACACTGCGGACGAATTGACCGAGGCGGGACTCAGAACGGCCCTGTTCGGTACGCGTCATCCGTTGGCGGGTCAACACCTCGGCTTTATTGGCGAGATCGCGGACCCATTTGCCGCCCTTCGCGCGGCACGCGTGTCCGACGAGATCACCAGGCCGTTGGCGGAACTGATGCTGGTCGACGCCCTGGTCGGAAGTGGGCGCGCGACGCGGATCAGCCAGTTCAAGCTGGGTACAGCCGTGCGGGGTATCCGGCGGCTTGTTGTCGGATGGCAACCGCCTCGGCGGTACTCGAATGCGCGCGCGAGCGAAAGGCTCGTGGAGGGAGACGTTCGACTCTGA
- a CDS encoding PadR family transcriptional regulator, with translation MVIAQKSDLPQGTLDLLILNVVALGPMHGYAIAQRLRQVSREVVNVTQGTLYPALHRLENRGFLAADWKQSDTGRDAKFYKLTAKGRTHMASEAESWRRLAQAVGAILKTSEGVG, from the coding sequence ATGGTTATCGCTCAGAAGTCGGATCTCCCGCAGGGCACGCTCGACCTGCTAATTCTCAACGTAGTCGCTCTCGGACCCATGCATGGCTATGCGATTGCCCAGCGCTTGCGGCAGGTTTCGCGTGAAGTGGTGAATGTGACGCAGGGGACGCTCTATCCTGCGCTGCATCGTCTTGAAAACCGTGGCTTCCTCGCCGCGGACTGGAAGCAGTCGGACACCGGCCGCGATGCAAAGTTCTATAAGCTGACCGCGAAGGGCCGGACCCACATGGCGTCAGAAGCCGAGAGCTGGCGGCGTCTCGCGCAGGCGGTCGGCGCCATCCTCAAGACGTCGGAGGGCGTGGGATGA
- a CDS encoding bifunctional diaminohydroxyphosphoribosylaminopyrimidine deaminase/5-amino-6-(5-phosphoribosylamino)uracil reductase RibD translates to MSQKHERWMRLAIEEAMLAYGTTGDNPWVGCVIVSARGELLGCGHTLGPGEDHAEIAAARDAHRRGHSVVGATLYSTLEPCSFHGRTPSCSRSIAERGIARVVLGMRDPHPRVDGAGTVILRNAGVEVVEGVCEDDVRRQLGLWVLEQHPYEPLRRAQALPEPQRVARLAETYGVDRWRIEAILDKHTLASDEV, encoded by the coding sequence ATGAGCCAAAAGCACGAAAGGTGGATGCGCCTGGCGATTGAGGAGGCGATGCTTGCGTACGGAACTACCGGCGACAACCCGTGGGTCGGGTGCGTGATTGTGAGCGCTCGTGGCGAGCTATTGGGCTGCGGTCATACGCTCGGTCCTGGTGAGGATCACGCAGAGATCGCCGCAGCGCGCGATGCTCACCGGCGGGGGCATAGCGTGGTTGGTGCGACCCTCTATTCCACCTTGGAGCCGTGTTCATTCCACGGCCGCACGCCCTCCTGCTCGCGATCAATAGCCGAGCGCGGCATCGCCAGAGTTGTGCTTGGAATGCGCGACCCGCACCCGCGTGTGGACGGCGCCGGCACGGTTATCCTCCGCAATGCGGGGGTGGAGGTCGTCGAAGGTGTCTGCGAGGACGACGTCAGGCGCCAACTCGGTCTATGGGTGCTAGAGCAGCATCCCTATGAGCCGCTACGCCGTGCCCAAGCGCTACCTGAACCACAACGGGTTGCACGACTGGCAGAGACCTACGGAGTCGACCGCTGGCGCATCGAGGCGATCTTGGACAAGCACACTCTGGCCTCAGACGAGGTGTGA